The uncultured Desulfobulbus sp. genome window below encodes:
- a CDS encoding 2Fe-2S iron-sulfur cluster-binding protein, with product MADKVKLFVNGQEVEVESGKNLIDAIGAVGIEIPHLCYHPALGADGNCRMCLVGIEDGRPPIVPACKTKAAEGMKVLLDADHIKKIQHDVMELELINHPIDCPICDQAGECKLQDYYMKYDGQKSRMTVKPVMKAKKLDFGSGVVHDQERCILCARCVRFTRQITKTGELGIVNRTDYARVNIFPGRPLANRYALNVVDLCPVGAMTSSDFRFKQRAWFLTKSPSICQGCSKGCNIFVDHNREKYKDDVIYRYRPRLNEKVNGYFICDEGRMTYKAENDNRLITGLVSGKETGLSEAVEATRRLISEAKKMVFLVSPNNTLEQMYAIKAFAAEAGATLSGFSEGYIKAGDADGYLIQDDKSANRASFALLDIESAKAGFDTAVADADLVISFNNDLDKSLADAELNSLLEKAQLVYIGTSLGTCASKAAVALPIASYSEDCGSLINIDQVLQQFAVAVVKNEPAANLIEVVQQLGGSIAGVKEARAGLMESVAALKGVNLEEVPAEGIALTDNEVSNVAA from the coding sequence ATGGCTGATAAGGTAAAACTGTTTGTTAACGGACAGGAAGTAGAAGTTGAATCAGGCAAAAATCTGATCGACGCTATAGGTGCTGTCGGCATTGAGATTCCTCATCTTTGCTATCATCCGGCGCTTGGGGCAGATGGTAACTGCCGTATGTGTCTTGTTGGTATTGAGGATGGGCGTCCACCCATTGTTCCGGCATGTAAAACAAAAGCTGCCGAGGGCATGAAGGTGCTGCTCGATGCGGATCATATCAAAAAAATCCAGCACGACGTTATGGAGCTGGAGTTGATCAATCATCCCATCGACTGCCCCATTTGTGACCAGGCTGGTGAATGTAAACTTCAAGATTACTACATGAAGTATGACGGTCAGAAGAGTCGTATGACCGTTAAACCGGTAATGAAAGCCAAGAAATTGGATTTTGGTTCCGGTGTTGTGCACGATCAGGAACGCTGTATCCTCTGTGCACGTTGTGTTCGTTTCACCCGTCAGATCACCAAAACCGGCGAGCTGGGTATTGTGAACCGTACGGATTATGCCCGGGTTAACATCTTCCCCGGTCGTCCGCTGGCGAATCGCTATGCGCTTAATGTGGTTGATCTCTGCCCGGTCGGTGCCATGACCTCCAGTGATTTCCGCTTTAAGCAAAGAGCGTGGTTCTTGACCAAGAGCCCGAGCATCTGTCAGGGCTGCAGCAAGGGCTGCAACATCTTTGTCGATCACAACCGTGAAAAATATAAAGACGATGTGATTTACCGCTATCGTCCTCGGCTCAATGAAAAGGTCAATGGCTACTTTATCTGTGATGAAGGCCGTATGACCTATAAAGCTGAAAATGACAACCGTTTGATCACTGGCCTTGTGTCTGGCAAGGAAACGGGTTTAAGCGAAGCTGTTGAGGCGACTCGTCGCCTGATTTCCGAGGCCAAAAAAATGGTCTTCCTGGTTTCCCCCAACAATACCCTTGAGCAGATGTATGCCATCAAGGCGTTTGCTGCTGAGGCAGGGGCTACACTTTCAGGCTTCTCTGAAGGCTATATCAAAGCAGGCGACGCTGATGGCTACCTGATTCAGGATGACAAATCAGCAAACCGCGCCTCCTTTGCACTGCTTGACATCGAGAGTGCCAAGGCAGGCTTTGATACGGCGGTAGCCGATGCGGATTTGGTGATCAGTTTCAATAATGACCTGGACAAATCGCTTGCAGATGCTGAATTAAACAGCCTGCTTGAAAAAGCGCAGCTGGTCTATATTGGTACTTCACTGGGAACCTGCGCCTCTAAGGCTGCGGTGGCTCTGCCCATTGCTTCCTACAGTGAAGACTGCGGAAGCCTGATTAACATCGACCAGGTTCTGCAACAGTTTGCTGTTGCGGTTGTTAAAAACGAACCTGCTGCAAATCTCATCGAGGTTGTTCAACAACTCGGTGGTTCGATTGCCGGTGTGAAGGAGGCTCGTGCTGGTCTGATGGAATCTGTTGCCGCTCTGAAAGGCGTTAATCTGGAAGAGGTTCCCGCCGAGGGAATTGCATTAACCGATAACGAGGTCTCAAATGTCGCAGCTTGA
- a CDS encoding NADH-quinone oxidoreductase subunit I, translated as MSGKVKIMERRGKDLYERVYLIEVFKGMATTFGHFLRNFLDNSKLLVRHYPEQKPEITARWRGRHRLTKHEDGTMKCVACFMCQTNCPAKCIMIEAGERTDGRTEKMPVRFDIDLLECIYCGYCVEACPMDAIRMDTGIFSVTGNERESFVMNLEDLLATPGAFSEEEYKKGGA; from the coding sequence ATGAGTGGAAAAGTTAAAATAATGGAGCGTAGAGGTAAAGACCTCTACGAACGAGTCTATCTCATTGAGGTTTTTAAAGGAATGGCCACTACCTTTGGTCACTTCTTACGAAACTTCCTGGATAACTCGAAGCTTTTGGTCAGGCACTATCCGGAACAAAAACCTGAGATAACCGCCCGGTGGAGAGGTCGCCATCGTCTGACCAAACATGAAGACGGCACCATGAAGTGTGTGGCCTGTTTCATGTGTCAGACCAACTGTCCTGCAAAATGTATCATGATCGAAGCCGGTGAGCGTACCGATGGACGCACTGAAAAGATGCCCGTTCGCTTTGACATTGATCTGCTTGAGTGCATCTACTGCGGTTACTGTGTTGAAGCATGCCCCATGGATGCCATCCGTATGGATACAGGTATTTTCTCAGTTACCGGGAATGAGCGAGAATCCTTTGTCATGAACCTGGAGGATCTGCTCGCTACACCAGGTGCATTCTCCGAAGAAGAGTATAAGAAAGGGGGCGCTTGA
- the nuoL gene encoding NADH-quinone oxidoreductase subunit L has product MEHSVTYLGLIPLFPLMGAVLIGLLHVFTCNRRKLPEMLYGLLACVGPVLSFIMALKIFFALKGMPADERFLSQVAFTWFSVGDLHINMGFLADPLSSLMLLFVTLIGSLIHIYSIGYMKGDKNFGKFFSYLNLFLGSMLILVLGDSPVVMFVGWEGVGLCSYLLISFYSDGTDNVLAGNKAFIVNRVGDLGFVLGMAFLFWGIGSHGFDYMSLKANVHHLAPGVALAACLLLFVGATGKSAQIPLYVWLPDAMAGPTPVSALIHAATMVTAGVYMVARFSFLYAHVELAGTIVAWVGILTALLAAIFGMFQDDIKKVLAYSTVSQLGYMFAGVGVAAYSAGIFHVFTHAFFKALLFLGAGSVIYALHHEQNIWKMGGLKKKMPKTYITMLIGALALSGCPPFSGFFSKDEILYSALASGHFGIWAVGVLVAGMTAYYTFRMMFVVFHGEPRDQHAYDHAQESPAVMTVPLIILAVGALFAGFLNLPAIFGGDQLVSHWLAPSVTEHHPHTGIFVEIIAIGASVVAFIIGIKAAYSRFGKGAEEPSFSGFADFAYHKFYVDELYDAVIVQPYKRVGAAIWKTIEPNVTDAPVKSVSTLYMLLGSAFKILQVGYVRVYAIYMIIGLSVMSLFLSQTLN; this is encoded by the coding sequence ATGGAACATAGTGTAACCTACCTTGGTCTGATACCCCTCTTTCCGTTGATGGGAGCGGTACTTATCGGACTGCTGCATGTTTTTACCTGTAACCGAAGAAAGTTACCGGAGATGCTCTACGGGCTTTTGGCCTGTGTGGGACCGGTACTCTCTTTTATCATGGCACTGAAGATATTCTTCGCCCTTAAGGGGATGCCTGCAGATGAGCGCTTCTTAAGCCAGGTGGCATTTACCTGGTTCTCTGTGGGCGATCTGCATATCAATATGGGTTTTCTGGCCGATCCTTTAAGCAGTCTGATGCTGCTGTTTGTGACCCTGATCGGTTCATTGATTCATATTTATTCCATCGGCTACATGAAAGGGGATAAGAACTTCGGTAAGTTCTTCTCCTACCTGAACCTTTTCCTCGGCTCCATGCTGATTCTGGTTCTGGGTGACAGCCCTGTGGTTATGTTTGTCGGTTGGGAAGGCGTGGGGCTTTGCTCTTACCTCCTGATCAGCTTCTACTCCGATGGAACCGATAACGTCCTGGCCGGTAACAAGGCCTTCATCGTCAACCGTGTGGGTGACCTTGGTTTTGTCTTGGGTATGGCTTTCCTCTTCTGGGGAATCGGCTCCCATGGCTTTGACTATATGTCGCTCAAAGCTAATGTCCATCATCTGGCTCCGGGGGTTGCTCTGGCTGCCTGTCTGTTGCTCTTTGTCGGTGCCACCGGTAAATCTGCTCAGATTCCGTTGTATGTGTGGTTGCCCGATGCCATGGCCGGTCCTACTCCGGTTTCTGCACTCATCCATGCCGCAACCATGGTTACCGCTGGTGTCTACATGGTTGCCCGTTTCAGTTTTTTGTATGCACACGTAGAACTCGCAGGAACCATCGTTGCCTGGGTTGGTATTCTCACCGCTCTTCTGGCCGCCATCTTTGGTATGTTCCAGGATGACATTAAAAAAGTGCTGGCCTACTCAACCGTATCCCAGCTTGGTTACATGTTCGCCGGTGTTGGTGTTGCTGCCTACTCCGCTGGTATCTTCCACGTCTTTACCCACGCATTTTTCAAAGCTCTGCTCTTCCTTGGGGCTGGATCAGTTATTTACGCCCTGCACCATGAGCAGAATATCTGGAAAATGGGTGGCCTGAAAAAGAAGATGCCCAAGACCTACATCACCATGCTGATTGGTGCCTTGGCCCTTTCCGGCTGTCCGCCTTTCAGTGGTTTCTTTTCAAAAGACGAGATCCTTTACTCTGCCCTTGCAAGCGGACACTTTGGAATCTGGGCGGTTGGTGTGCTGGTAGCCGGTATGACCGCATACTACACCTTCCGCATGATGTTTGTTGTTTTCCATGGCGAGCCCCGCGATCAGCATGCCTATGACCATGCCCAGGAATCACCGGCTGTTATGACAGTGCCTCTGATCATCCTGGCTGTTGGTGCGCTCTTTGCCGGTTTCCTGAACCTGCCTGCCATCTTCGGTGGCGACCAGCTGGTTTCCCATTGGCTCGCTCCAAGTGTTACTGAACATCATCCTCATACAGGGATCTTTGTCGAGATCATCGCCATTGGTGCTTCAGTCGTTGCTTTTATTATCGGTATCAAGGCTGCGTACTCCCGCTTTGGTAAAGGCGCCGAGGAACCGAGTTTCTCTGGCTTCGCCGATTTCGCTTATCACAAGTTCTACGTTGATGAGTTGTATGACGCAGTTATTGTTCAGCCCTACAAACGTGTTGGTGCTGCAATCTGGAAAACCATCGAACCCAACGTCACTGATGCTCCGGTGAAGAGTGTAAGTACGCTGTATATGTTGCTTGGTTCCGCATTCAAGATCTTACAGGTCGGCTATGTTCGGGTCTACGCAATCTATATGATCATCGGCCTGAGTGTCATGAGTTTGTTCCTCTCTCAAACGCTGAACTGA
- a CDS encoding NADH-quinone oxidoreductase subunit M codes for MFEHVLSFIIFLPIVAGVLLLATPANRTVARFTGMVISLAALVLSLDMYFKFQATGHLEFVENIPWIQSLGVNYSLGVDGISLFILMATSVLLPMVYFIFSTKEKGYYANLLLVQGAMTGAICATDMILFYIFWEVMLLPVFFMLGLYGGEKKLSATLKITLYTIAGSLLMLAAIIYLGVTYHAQFGEWSFAMNKMANLNLEGRVAALAFFGFMIAFAIKIPLFPFHTWLPDAYTEAPTATTFVLSAVMAKIGVYGVVRFVLPVFDMEFARYAILLSYLGVIGMMYCGIAAIAQKDFKRMLAFSSASHMGVIALGVFCMNVQALTGSIYQIVAHATSTGVLFLFAGVLEQRTQTRSIEELGGIAAKAPVFALYFAIAMLASVGLPGTSGFIGEFMIILGAIKFNTVIGVLAGTTLIVGVCYMLWMFQRVFYENPTPKSEGFKDLSLVEGLTFLPVILLIIAMGVFPNTFLSKITPTTELVFSQSEPAAVHTAAVTPVQVPGLNLEKN; via the coding sequence ATGTTTGAACATGTCCTTTCGTTTATAATCTTCTTGCCCATCGTTGCCGGGGTGTTGCTTCTGGCAACCCCGGCAAACAGGACGGTTGCACGGTTCACCGGGATGGTTATCTCCCTGGCCGCTCTCGTTCTCAGCCTGGATATGTATTTCAAGTTCCAGGCTACCGGGCATCTTGAATTTGTTGAAAATATTCCCTGGATTCAGTCCCTGGGCGTAAACTACTCCCTGGGTGTGGACGGCATCAGCCTGTTCATCCTCATGGCTACCTCTGTGCTGCTGCCGATGGTGTACTTCATCTTCTCCACCAAGGAGAAGGGATACTACGCCAACCTGTTGTTGGTACAGGGAGCCATGACCGGTGCCATCTGCGCCACCGATATGATCCTGTTCTACATCTTCTGGGAAGTTATGCTCCTGCCGGTTTTCTTCATGCTCGGCCTTTATGGCGGTGAGAAAAAACTGTCTGCGACGCTTAAAATCACCCTCTACACCATCGCTGGTTCACTGCTGATGCTGGCTGCCATCATTTATCTTGGTGTCACCTATCACGCACAGTTTGGCGAGTGGTCCTTTGCCATGAATAAGATGGCAAACCTCAACCTGGAAGGCCGCGTTGCCGCGCTCGCCTTCTTTGGCTTTATGATTGCCTTTGCAATCAAAATTCCGCTGTTCCCGTTTCACACCTGGTTGCCCGATGCCTATACCGAGGCTCCGACTGCGACAACCTTCGTTCTTTCCGCTGTTATGGCAAAGATCGGTGTCTACGGTGTTGTTCGTTTTGTTCTTCCTGTCTTTGACATGGAGTTTGCTCGTTACGCTATCCTGCTCTCTTATTTAGGTGTGATTGGCATGATGTACTGCGGTATCGCCGCAATCGCGCAAAAGGATTTCAAACGGATGCTGGCCTTCTCCTCTGCCTCCCATATGGGTGTTATTGCCTTGGGTGTGTTCTGTATGAACGTGCAGGCGCTGACCGGATCCATCTACCAGATCGTTGCCCATGCAACCTCCACTGGTGTGCTCTTCCTTTTTGCCGGTGTGCTTGAGCAACGCACCCAGACCCGTTCCATTGAAGAGCTTGGTGGCATCGCAGCTAAAGCTCCAGTATTCGCCCTCTACTTTGCCATCGCCATGCTGGCATCTGTCGGTCTGCCTGGTACCAGCGGGTTCATTGGCGAGTTCATGATCATCCTTGGTGCAATTAAGTTTAACACCGTGATTGGTGTATTGGCAGGAACCACCCTTATTGTTGGTGTCTGCTACATGCTGTGGATGTTCCAGCGTGTGTTTTACGAAAATCCTACTCCCAAATCAGAAGGCTTTAAAGATCTGAGCCTGGTGGAAGGGTTGACCTTCCTGCCTGTTATCCTGCTGATTATTGCCATGGGTGTTTTTCCCAACACCTTCCTCAGCAAGATTACCCCGACCACGGAGTTGGTGTTTTCACAGAGTGAGCCTGCCGCTGTGCATACAGCTGCGGTAACACCTGTCCAGGTTCCTGGGCTTAACCTAGAAAAGAACTAA
- a CDS encoding NADH-quinone oxidoreductase subunit J — translation MLFRHPMNGAMSFVITLISLAGLYALLSAKLIFALQLIVYAGAIMSLIIFIIMFLNIQPEDLPKEEGKLLNILGALIIVAPIGYFLVKIVNRLPNATTELIGNNFGGVKPVGLLLFKDWLVPFEIVSILLLVSLMGALLLAGKKKEVSK, via the coding sequence GTGCTGTTTCGTCACCCGATGAACGGAGCTATGAGTTTTGTTATCACGCTGATTTCCCTGGCCGGTCTCTATGCCTTGCTGTCAGCCAAGCTCATCTTCGCCCTGCAGCTGATTGTTTATGCCGGTGCGATCATGTCACTCATTATCTTCATCATCATGTTCCTGAATATTCAGCCTGAGGATCTGCCCAAAGAAGAGGGCAAACTTCTCAATATACTCGGAGCGCTCATTATCGTCGCTCCCATTGGATATTTTCTGGTGAAAATCGTCAACCGCCTGCCCAATGCCACAACCGAGCTGATCGGGAATAACTTTGGCGGCGTCAAACCGGTAGGTCTCTTGCTGTTCAAAGACTGGCTGGTACCGTTTGAGATTGTCTCCATCCTGCTTCTGGTCTCCCTGATGGGTGCCCTCTTGCTTGCAGGGAAGAAGAAGGAGGTCAGTAAATGA
- a CDS encoding NADH-quinone oxidoreductase subunit N, with the protein MTNDLMLLLPLIIVGVGAIVLMLSSAYKLLNNTTAALGSAAIFAVAFLVQLSFCLQGNAVIFSDTFNGILVASTFSKGAGLVILACGLFTSLSAQTYFRENDFCSPEFYSLTVFAASGMLLLTMTQELISAFIALEIMSLAIYILVGYDRKNVIAAEAVLKYLMLGAFAGAFLTMGTAFIYGQTGTTQFAKIGQYVATNGFAQSPAIIGGAFFILVAFLFKAAAFPFHAWVIDVYDGASIPITGYMATGLKTAIFAVFANFLVADAQLHAGWITFLFYVAVLTMFAGNLIAIGQHSLKRMLAASGIVHSGYLLIALVAVSTESFSGSVIAYYLAAYAAGTLGIFSALSYLSGKGEKRVSFDDFKGLAKVRPYSAAAISIFLLSMAGIPPTAGFMGKFYIITSAIDAGQVTLAVLGIISSVISMWYYLRLIINMYFHEAEESFADAVPSSLASACTFALAFCVFAISLYPLAI; encoded by the coding sequence ATGACAAACGATTTAATGTTACTCTTACCACTGATTATCGTTGGTGTGGGGGCAATTGTACTGATGCTCTCCTCCGCCTATAAACTTTTAAACAATACGACTGCGGCACTGGGTAGTGCAGCCATCTTCGCGGTCGCATTCTTGGTGCAGCTGTCCTTTTGTCTTCAAGGTAATGCTGTTATCTTCTCTGATACCTTTAATGGTATCCTGGTGGCGAGCACCTTTTCAAAAGGTGCAGGCCTGGTCATCCTGGCCTGTGGTCTGTTTACTTCCTTAAGCGCACAGACCTACTTCAGAGAAAATGATTTCTGCAGCCCTGAGTTCTACAGTCTCACAGTGTTTGCCGCTTCTGGCATGCTCTTGTTGACCATGACCCAGGAATTGATCTCGGCCTTTATCGCCCTTGAGATCATGTCGCTGGCCATCTACATTCTGGTTGGATACGATCGCAAAAATGTGATCGCTGCAGAAGCCGTTTTGAAGTATCTCATGCTGGGTGCCTTTGCCGGTGCCTTCCTGACCATGGGAACTGCGTTTATCTATGGGCAAACCGGAACTACCCAGTTCGCTAAGATTGGCCAATATGTCGCTACTAACGGCTTTGCCCAGTCTCCTGCAATTATTGGAGGGGCGTTTTTTATCCTGGTTGCCTTTCTTTTCAAGGCGGCTGCTTTTCCCTTCCATGCCTGGGTTATCGATGTCTATGATGGTGCTTCCATTCCAATCACCGGGTACATGGCGACAGGCTTGAAAACTGCTATTTTTGCTGTTTTTGCAAATTTTCTGGTGGCGGATGCCCAGCTGCATGCAGGTTGGATAACCTTCCTCTTCTATGTAGCTGTCCTCACCATGTTTGCCGGTAACCTGATTGCCATTGGTCAGCATTCGCTCAAACGTATGCTGGCTGCCTCTGGTATTGTACACTCCGGCTACCTGCTTATCGCCTTGGTGGCAGTTTCAACTGAATCCTTTAGTGGATCAGTTATTGCTTACTACCTGGCGGCGTATGCTGCGGGTACTTTGGGTATCTTCTCTGCCCTGAGCTACTTGAGCGGTAAAGGTGAGAAACGGGTGAGCTTTGATGACTTCAAAGGGTTGGCCAAGGTTCGTCCGTACTCAGCCGCTGCGATCAGCATCTTTCTGCTGTCCATGGCTGGAATTCCGCCGACGGCAGGTTTCATGGGTAAATTCTACATTATTACCAGTGCCATTGACGCAGGTCAGGTTACCTTGGCTGTTTTGGGTATTATCTCCAGTGTCATCTCCATGTGGTACTACCTGCGCCTGATCATCAACATGTACTTTCATGAGGCCGAAGAGTCTTTCGCAGATGCTGTACCATCAAGCCTGGCTTCTGCCTGTACCTTTGCGCTTGCTTTCTGTGTGTTTGCTATCAGCTTGTATCCGCTGGCTATCTAA
- the nuoK gene encoding NADH-quinone oxidoreductase subunit NuoK — protein MIHSYLYLSIILFCLGVVGVISRRNVFTVFMSIELMLNSANLAFIAFSRVHESMDGHVLAMMVMAVAAAEAALALAVVILLHKHKSKLDTNVFSLLKG, from the coding sequence ATGATACACAGTTATTTGTACTTAAGTATCATTCTTTTCTGTTTAGGTGTGGTCGGCGTCATTTCTCGTCGCAATGTCTTCACCGTGTTCATGTCCATCGAGTTGATGCTCAACTCCGCTAACCTGGCGTTCATCGCATTTTCCCGGGTTCACGAGAGCATGGACGGACATGTACTTGCGATGATGGTCATGGCCGTAGCTGCTGCTGAAGCCGCCCTGGCTCTAGCTGTGGTTATCTTACTGCATAAACACAAAAGCAAGCTCGACACCAACGTGTTTAGCCTGCTGAAAGGGTGA
- a CDS encoding complex I subunit 1 family protein produces the protein MSQLDILLIITRVCFGAFVPLCFIAVCVWMERRGAAFFQDRSGPNRANICGFRAGGLVQNLADAVKLITKEDIIPGHLKHKFYFVLAPCIVFCIAIASFAAVPFADVMKIGGKEYIMQTIPTDLGILWFLAIAGFGVYGIILAGWSSHNKYGVLGGLRAAAQVISYEIPMGLAIVSALIVYGTVNLTGIAQFQGQLLFGFIPMWGVVLQPLGAIIFIVAAFAEANRTPFDLAEGESELVAGFHVEYSSMKFGMFFMGEYVAMFTNAAIIVTLYFGGFQIPWLATETLVAYARPLTVLMMIAVPACGWIFTLWMNKNNRSHYEHETDYRDREVAVYTKIVWGIVAAIDVMLFVYLVAASGGDADRVLVMFLQVFTFLIKTTMMCFVYVWVRWTLPRFRYDQLQRLGWQTLLPLSLLNIFITSAVVVALS, from the coding sequence ATGTCGCAGCTTGATATCTTACTCATAATCACCAGGGTCTGTTTCGGGGCCTTCGTACCGCTCTGCTTCATCGCAGTCTGTGTATGGATGGAACGAAGAGGGGCTGCTTTTTTCCAGGATCGTTCGGGGCCAAACCGGGCGAACATCTGTGGCTTTCGGGCGGGTGGTTTGGTGCAGAACCTGGCAGATGCAGTTAAACTCATCACTAAAGAAGACATTATTCCCGGGCATCTGAAACACAAATTCTATTTTGTGCTGGCGCCCTGTATCGTCTTCTGTATCGCTATTGCATCCTTTGCAGCGGTTCCTTTTGCCGATGTCATGAAAATCGGTGGGAAGGAATATATAATGCAAACGATTCCAACCGATCTGGGAATCCTCTGGTTCCTGGCAATCGCCGGTTTTGGTGTCTACGGCATCATTCTGGCTGGTTGGTCTTCACACAATAAATACGGTGTGCTTGGTGGACTTCGTGCAGCTGCACAGGTTATCAGCTACGAAATTCCCATGGGACTGGCAATCGTCAGCGCCCTGATCGTCTACGGCACCGTCAACTTAACCGGTATCGCCCAGTTCCAGGGCCAGCTGCTTTTTGGTTTCATCCCCATGTGGGGTGTGGTCCTGCAGCCCCTGGGCGCCATCATCTTTATCGTGGCTGCCTTTGCTGAGGCCAACCGTACTCCCTTTGACCTGGCTGAGGGTGAGAGTGAGCTGGTTGCCGGTTTCCATGTTGAGTATTCCTCAATGAAGTTCGGTATGTTTTTCATGGGTGAGTATGTGGCCATGTTCACCAATGCCGCTATCATTGTCACCCTCTACTTCGGTGGGTTCCAGATTCCCTGGCTTGCAACGGAAACCTTGGTTGCCTATGCTCGTCCGCTGACCGTGCTGATGATGATCGCCGTTCCGGCCTGCGGGTGGATCTTTACCCTGTGGATGAACAAAAATAACCGCAGCCACTACGAGCATGAGACCGATTATCGTGATCGTGAAGTTGCTGTCTATACGAAGATCGTTTGGGGTATCGTTGCAGCGATTGATGTCATGCTCTTTGTCTATCTGGTCGCCGCTTCCGGTGGAGACGCAGACCGCGTCCTGGTCATGTTTCTTCAGGTCTTCACCTTCTTGATCAAAACCACGATGATGTGTTTTGTCTATGTCTGGGTTCGTTGGACATTACCTCGTTTCCGCTATGATCAGCTGCAGAGGTTAGGCTGGCAAACACTCCTGCCGCTTTCGTTGCTGAATATTTTCATCACAAGTGCAGTAGTCGTTGCATTGAGTTAA